The following proteins are co-located in the Gloeocapsa sp. PCC 7428 genome:
- a CDS encoding DUF29 domain-containing protein encodes MQTESKLYDRDFNLWLEDTAAKLKVRDVDNLDWENLIEEIIALGKSEQRELIHRLEVLLSHLLKRIYLDSAYDNRGWELTIKQQRRQLQLQLKQSPSLKKYFTDVFDECWQYALSQVKLEYAKVLFPEHWEFRRDVEAILSEEFWLQ; translated from the coding sequence ATGCAAACTGAATCAAAACTATACGATCGAGATTTCAATTTATGGCTAGAGGATACCGCAGCCAAACTAAAAGTACGTGATGTTGACAACCTAGACTGGGAAAACTTAATTGAGGAAATTATAGCTTTGGGCAAAAGTGAACAGCGAGAACTGATCCACAGGTTAGAAGTATTGCTTTCACATCTACTCAAGCGCATCTATCTCGATTCTGCCTATGATAATCGTGGTTGGGAATTAACAATCAAACAACAACGCAGACAGCTACAACTTCAATTAAAGCAATCTCCTAGCCTGAAAAAATACTTTACAGATGTTTTTGATGAGTGCTGGCAGTATGCTTTATCACAGGTCAAACTCGAATATGCCAAAGTTTTATTCCCCGAACATTGGGAGTTCCGCCGCGATGTTGAGGCAATATTATCTGAAGAGTTTTGGTTACAGTAA
- a CDS encoding metallophosphoesterase has product MHWLLSGSLSVEKLTVAIADLPPSLQGTKLVQLSDLHYDGLRLSEEMLAQAIAASNEVEPDLIVLTGDYVTDDPTPIHQLVLRLKHLQSRAGICAVLGNHDIYYPESQAEITKALSCIDIDVLWNQIAYPLGTRLPIVGLADYWSKEFKVKPVMRQLDNNIPRIVLSHNPDTAQVLKKWRVDLQLSGHTHGGQFTIPGMGPAISVYKDFRRSLPKEMRRWVPFMQKECAKVVRHWEWAQGYHRVGENQLYVNRGLGTYLPGRFFCPPEVTVITLVTGG; this is encoded by the coding sequence ATGCACTGGCTGTTATCTGGATCTTTGAGTGTAGAGAAATTAACAGTTGCGATCGCCGATCTTCCTCCCTCCTTACAGGGAACAAAGCTAGTGCAACTTTCGGATCTCCACTACGATGGCTTGCGACTGTCCGAAGAAATGTTAGCGCAAGCGATCGCCGCCAGCAACGAAGTTGAACCGGATCTTATTGTTCTCACAGGCGATTACGTCACCGACGATCCTACCCCAATACATCAACTCGTCTTGCGACTGAAACACCTACAAAGTCGCGCGGGAATTTGTGCGGTACTCGGAAACCACGATATTTATTACCCCGAATCGCAAGCCGAAATTACCAAAGCACTGAGTTGCATTGATATTGATGTTCTCTGGAATCAAATTGCTTATCCTTTAGGTACGAGATTACCGATTGTCGGACTTGCCGATTACTGGTCAAAAGAGTTTAAAGTCAAACCTGTCATGCGTCAACTCGACAACAACATACCCCGCATTGTTCTATCACACAATCCTGATACCGCCCAAGTCTTGAAAAAATGGCGCGTTGATTTGCAACTATCCGGTCATACACATGGCGGTCAGTTTACCATTCCTGGCATGGGACCTGCTATATCTGTATACAAAGACTTTCGGCGTAGCCTTCCCAAAGAAATGCGGCGTTGGGTACCATTTATGCAAAAAGAATGCGCCAAAGTTGTTCGACATTGGGAATGGGCGCAAGGCTATCATCGTGTTGGTGAAAATCAGTTGTATGTCAATCGTGGCTTGGGAACGTACCTTCCTGGACGCTTTTTTTGT